A single window of Gammaproteobacteria bacterium DNA harbors:
- a CDS encoding carboxysome shell protein: MTSQGKRGIAASAASGRTRADAVAVRTSDKDCGCGCREEEKAIEAGMTSGGNGAASSIVARPAVKVKAAATRRNIGQPEGRQLSKARRRMLTEKGRTALVQTERVRSPAERARHLNPELNGRELAKELRSERSRSGGRGQKNSAPSGRQRPAAGGAQDAPWKVGSSETAKGQAVTGTQVGRSRRVTGDEPSTCREITGTEYLGADIFREFCQSDMMPGPGKVSTTKTAAGRSVTGTEVGRSNKVTGNEAGNCKRVTGNEYLPAGQVSDFCGDAPAAVPAKISVTRTGGGRTVSGSNVDRPSRVTGTEAGAERETTGTPYVTAARSSGAAGSIFKKVGLSSTLRGGQVTGTMVGRSGRVTGDEPSTCRQITGNEYVGGEQYEAFCRETPRAEAARTGLSQTLRGKLVTGTQTGRAARVTGDEPGTCKAVTGTPYAGVETYQEYCSPEDGRTARSRGRVGRATPGMALTGLQPGIGGKMTGDRRGACEPITGTPYVGQDQYGQSCGGLGAVPGNPDFPQSLGGTPWQGTFSVSTPAREAQRAQRLSGVTGTRYEQGHITGPFGMGAGKITGTEEFRFGGGEGAAPAAPQPAPEVPRSNITGEGMDTGLRITGDDWGRNERVTGTEGRSAMQRNPTRRGANSGMMAMMRRPVEEKKPVEAVPSRVTGSSGNTDKGALITVSGGARG; this comes from the coding sequence ATGACGTCGCAAGGGAAGCGCGGGATTGCCGCGAGCGCGGCCTCCGGGCGTACCCGCGCGGATGCCGTCGCCGTGCGCACGTCGGACAAGGACTGCGGCTGCGGATGTCGCGAAGAGGAAAAGGCGATTGAAGCGGGGATGACATCAGGCGGCAACGGAGCAGCGTCGAGTATCGTCGCGCGGCCCGCGGTGAAGGTCAAGGCTGCGGCGACCCGCCGCAACATCGGCCAGCCGGAAGGGCGCCAGCTTTCCAAGGCGCGCCGCCGGATGCTGACCGAAAAGGGCCGCACGGCGCTTGTCCAGACGGAGCGGGTACGCTCGCCGGCCGAACGGGCCCGTCATCTCAATCCCGAGTTGAACGGGCGCGAACTCGCCAAAGAACTGCGCAGCGAACGCAGCCGCAGCGGCGGCCGCGGCCAGAAGAATTCGGCCCCCAGCGGCCGGCAGCGGCCGGCGGCGGGCGGCGCCCAGGATGCCCCGTGGAAAGTGGGCAGCAGCGAAACCGCGAAGGGCCAGGCGGTGACCGGCACACAGGTCGGGCGCAGCCGGCGGGTGACCGGCGACGAGCCGAGCACCTGCCGGGAGATCACCGGCACCGAGTATCTGGGCGCCGACATCTTTCGCGAGTTCTGCCAGAGCGACATGATGCCGGGGCCGGGCAAGGTGTCGACAACGAAGACCGCCGCCGGACGCAGCGTGACCGGTACCGAAGTCGGGCGCAGCAACAAGGTCACCGGTAACGAAGCCGGCAATTGCAAACGGGTGACGGGAAACGAATACCTTCCCGCGGGACAGGTCAGTGATTTTTGCGGCGATGCGCCGGCGGCGGTGCCGGCGAAGATCAGCGTGACGCGGACCGGCGGCGGCCGCACCGTCAGCGGCAGCAACGTCGACCGGCCCTCGCGGGTTACCGGCACCGAGGCGGGCGCCGAGCGCGAGACCACCGGCACACCCTATGTCACGGCGGCGCGTTCTTCCGGTGCCGCGGGCTCCATTTTCAAGAAGGTCGGCCTGAGCTCGACGCTGCGCGGTGGCCAGGTGACCGGCACGATGGTCGGCCGCAGTGGGCGGGTGACGGGCGACGAACCGAGCACCTGCCGCCAGATCACGGGTAACGAATACGTCGGCGGCGAGCAGTACGAAGCTTTCTGTCGTGAAACGCCGCGTGCCGAGGCGGCCAGGACCGGTCTGTCGCAGACCCTCAGGGGCAAGCTCGTCACCGGGACCCAGACCGGACGCGCGGCACGCGTGACCGGCGATGAACCCGGCACCTGCAAGGCGGTCACCGGGACGCCTTATGCCGGTGTCGAAACCTATCAGGAATACTGCAGCCCCGAGGACGGACGGACCGCCCGGTCGCGTGGACGTGTCGGACGCGCGACACCCGGCATGGCGCTGACGGGTCTCCAGCCGGGCATCGGCGGCAAGATGACCGGCGACCGTCGCGGCGCCTGCGAACCCATCACCGGTACACCCTACGTGGGGCAGGATCAGTACGGCCAGAGCTGCGGCGGACTCGGCGCGGTGCCGGGTAATCCCGACTTCCCGCAGTCGCTCGGCGGCACGCCCTGGCAGGGGACCTTCAGCGTCAGCACCCCGGCGCGGGAGGCGCAGCGCGCACAGCGGCTTTCCGGTGTCACCGGCACGCGCTACGAGCAGGGCCACATCACCGGGCCGTTCGGCATGGGCGCGGGCAAGATCACCGGCACCGAGGAATTCCGCTTTGGCGGCGGAGAGGGCGCGGCCCCGGCCGCACCGCAGCCGGCACCGGAGGTGCCACGGTCCAACATCACCGGCGAGGGCATGGATACCGGCCTGCGGATCACCGGCGACGACTGGGGTCGCAACGAGCGCGTGACCGGCACCGAAGGCCGTTCCGCCATGCAGCGCAATCCGACCCGACGCGGCGCGAACAGCGGGATGATGGCGATGATGCGCCGTCCGGTGGAGGAAAAAAAGCCGGTGGAGGCGGTGCCGAGCCGCGTGACCGGCAGCAGTGGAAACACCGACAAGGGCGCGCTGATCACGGTCTCCGGCGGCGCCCGTGGCTGA
- a CDS encoding carboxysome shell carbonic anhydrase yields the protein MSPNNGPRTAVTAPAYGAVAGAHPLTREQDNATLARYEEGVKGAFDGIEALLRTVAAMQHEADFEQKAQARCREALGYELPADVLARAWVDPLDMRALYAWCVFETYRAWVERYYRQSAGFGSDAREFAAFLQSCGYHYLDFTPCADGRLAHAVRYVLRLPEAIVRRRAHAGAMFDVEDSLEKWIEVEHSRYRQGEPNTSDAGTRYLKVVMYHYCSSDPHQGCAAHGSDDARAADAGLARLIEFKTAIETSFCCGASIDLLLIGIDTDTDAIRVHVPDGNGAMALGRFVDVTALYEETRASGADGARRGILAKLRGACADHGLPEPAPGMLRLMARLIENNISQIDYVRRYHDGAYADVGHEERFIGTGAGFDELQLRNLTYFAYLKTVEEGADDLDVGIRIFTGLNIARGLPVPVVVRFDYAGSVPGARDRAVERCLRVGNALQFRYADLVAEGKLHVLMVVRDNQRDGGVEIVKSTLSGGSTEVH from the coding sequence ATGAGCCCGAACAACGGGCCGCGTACTGCCGTCACCGCACCCGCGTACGGTGCGGTCGCCGGCGCGCATCCGCTGACCCGTGAACAGGACAATGCGACGCTCGCGCGCTACGAGGAAGGCGTCAAGGGCGCCTTCGACGGCATCGAGGCCCTGCTGCGGACCGTCGCCGCCATGCAGCACGAGGCAGACTTCGAACAGAAGGCGCAGGCCCGTTGCAGGGAGGCGCTCGGCTACGAACTCCCGGCCGATGTGCTGGCGCGGGCCTGGGTCGATCCGCTGGACATGCGCGCCCTGTACGCCTGGTGCGTGTTCGAGACCTATCGCGCATGGGTGGAGCGCTATTACCGCCAGTCGGCGGGATTCGGCAGCGACGCGCGGGAATTCGCCGCCTTCCTGCAGTCCTGCGGTTACCATTATCTCGACTTCACGCCCTGCGCCGACGGGCGGCTGGCCCACGCGGTGCGCTATGTGCTGCGTCTGCCCGAAGCGATCGTGCGCCGACGGGCGCACGCCGGGGCGATGTTCGACGTCGAAGACAGTCTGGAAAAGTGGATCGAGGTGGAACACAGCCGCTACCGCCAGGGTGAGCCGAACACGTCCGATGCCGGCACACGCTATCTCAAGGTCGTGATGTACCACTACTGCAGCAGCGATCCGCACCAGGGCTGTGCGGCTCACGGCAGCGACGACGCGCGCGCGGCGGACGCGGGACTCGCCCGTCTGATCGAGTTCAAGACGGCCATCGAGACCAGCTTCTGCTGCGGCGCCTCGATCGACCTGCTGCTGATCGGTATCGACACCGATACCGACGCCATCCGGGTCCATGTGCCGGACGGAAACGGCGCCATGGCGCTGGGGCGCTTTGTCGATGTGACCGCGCTCTACGAGGAGACCCGCGCGAGCGGCGCGGACGGGGCCCGGCGCGGCATCCTGGCGAAACTCAGGGGCGCCTGCGCGGACCACGGACTTCCGGAACCCGCTCCGGGCATGCTGCGACTGATGGCGCGGCTGATCGAGAACAACATTTCGCAGATCGATTATGTGCGTCGCTACCACGACGGCGCTTATGCCGACGTGGGCCACGAGGAACGCTTCATCGGCACCGGCGCGGGCTTCGATGAATTGCAGTTGCGCAACCTGACCTATTTCGCCTACCTGAAGACCGTCGAGGAAGGCGCGGATGATCTCGATGTCGGCATCAGGATATTCACCGGCCTCAACATCGCGCGCGGCCTGCCCGTTCCGGTGGTGGTGCGATTCGATTACGCCGGTTCCGTCCCCGGCGCCCGTGATCGCGCCGTGGAGCGCTGCCTGCGGGTGGGCAATGCCCTGCAGTTCCGCTACGCGGACCTGGTGGCGGAAGGGAAGCTCCATGTGCTGATGGTGGTACGCGACAACCAGCGTGACGGTGGCGTCGAAATCGTGAAATCGACGCTGTCGGGCGGATCGACGGAGGTGCATTAG
- a CDS encoding carboxysome peptide A, with protein sequence MKICKVEKPLVSTNRIPGLEHKHLLVVSDGKVQQVAVDSVGCVPGDWVICVGSSAAREAAGSKEYPSDLTIVGIIDYWNDGVSGGG encoded by the coding sequence ATGAAGATCTGCAAGGTTGAGAAACCACTGGTGTCGACCAACCGGATTCCCGGCCTGGAACACAAGCATCTGCTGGTGGTGAGTGACGGCAAGGTGCAGCAGGTCGCGGTGGACTCGGTGGGCTGCGTGCCCGGCGACTGGGTGATCTGCGTCGGCAGCTCCGCGGCGCGCGAAGCCGCCGGAAGCAAGGAATATCCGAGCGATCTCACGATCGTCGGGATCATCGACTACTGGAACGACGGCGTGAGCGGGGGAGGCTGA
- a CDS encoding carboxysome peptide B — MDILQVVRPLVCTSRIPGLAKTSLRVLRDALGGYSVAVDPVGARDGNWVFVVSGSAARYAAGDFGILTDLTIGGIIDHWETEGQSSASGEVSIKAAAI; from the coding sequence ATGGACATCCTGCAGGTCGTCCGCCCGCTGGTCTGTACCAGCCGCATTCCCGGCCTGGCGAAGACCTCGCTGCGCGTGCTGCGAGACGCGCTGGGCGGCTATTCGGTCGCCGTGGATCCGGTCGGTGCGCGCGACGGCAACTGGGTCTTCGTGGTCAGCGGGTCGGCGGCGCGTTATGCGGCAGGCGATTTCGGCATCCTGACCGACCTGACCATCGGCGGAATCATCGATCACTGGGAAACGGAGGGACAGTCCTCCGCGAGCGGCGAGGTCTCGATCAAGGCGGCAGCAATCTGA
- a CDS encoding BMC domain-containing protein: protein MAEEYYGIALGMIETRGLVPAIEAADAMTKAAEVRLIGREFVGGGYVTVLVRGETGAVNAAVRAGADACERVGDGLVAAHIIARPHREVEPVLPTGSNTKRLKSE from the coding sequence ATGGCTGAAGAGTATTACGGCATTGCACTGGGGATGATCGAGACGCGCGGCCTGGTTCCGGCGATCGAGGCGGCGGACGCCATGACCAAGGCGGCCGAAGTGAGGCTGATCGGGCGGGAATTCGTCGGCGGCGGCTACGTGACGGTTCTGGTGCGCGGTGAGACCGGTGCGGTCAACGCCGCGGTCCGCGCCGGCGCCGACGCCTGCGAGCGTGTGGGTGACGGTCTGGTGGCCGCGCACATCATCGCGCGTCCCCACCGTGAGGTGGAACCGGTCCTGCCGACGGGGAGCAACACCAAGCGGCTGAAGTCGGAATAG
- a CDS encoding BMC domain-containing protein, whose translation MASESYGIALGMIETRGLVPAIEAADAMTKAAEVRLIGREYVGGGYVTVLVRGETGAVNAAVRAGADACERVGDGLVAAHIIARPHREVEPILDRGPGAIEGSRPERS comes from the coding sequence ATGGCATCTGAAAGCTACGGCATTGCATTGGGAATGATCGAAACACGCGGCCTGGTGCCTGCCATCGAAGCGGCGGACGCTATGACCAAGGCCGCCGAAGTGCGGTTGATCGGTCGTGAGTACGTCGGTGGCGGCTATGTCACGGTGCTCGTGCGCGGTGAGACCGGTGCGGTCAACGCCGCGGTCCGCGCCGGCGCCGATGCCTGCGAGCGCGTGGGTGACGGCCTGGTGGCCGCGCACATCATCGCACGTCCCCACCGCGAGGTGGAGCCGATCCTGGATCGCGGTCCAGGCGCCATCGAGGGCAGCCGCCCGGAACGGAGCTGA
- a CDS encoding bacterioferritin gives MTHAALCEAWNLNDEGRHWREEAVGETKHAERIIQHMQRLGVVPGASQLRAVKVGASLSELIAHNVRLEQDIVSLYSDATVSCLRGGDHDNAGFFQKLLEEEQEHARELQAWYESSTGWSST, from the coding sequence ATGACGCACGCCGCGTTGTGCGAGGCCTGGAATCTGAACGACGAAGGCCGCCATTGGCGCGAGGAGGCCGTGGGCGAAACGAAACATGCGGAGCGCATCATCCAGCATATGCAGAGGCTGGGTGTCGTGCCGGGGGCCTCTCAGCTGCGGGCGGTGAAGGTGGGCGCAAGCCTGAGTGAGTTGATAGCACATAATGTTCGTCTGGAGCAGGACATTGTGTCGCTGTACAGCGATGCGACGGTCAGCTGTCTGCGTGGCGGTGATCACGATAACGCCGGCTTCTTCCAGAAACTCCTCGAAGAGGAGCAGGAGCATGCCCGGGAACTGCAGGCTTGGTACGAATCATCAACCGGTTGGAGTTCGACATGA
- a CDS encoding 4a-hydroxytetrahydrobiopterin dehydratase codes for MSTTLHQHWKRKSSPERLERRFEFSDYEETRAFLDQAAALSESTEVYPDMGFGRTYVNMTLYLDEAGEAAKYAQALDGFTAEAA; via the coding sequence ATGAGCACGACACTGCATCAGCACTGGAAAAGGAAATCCTCTCCGGAGCGGCTTGAGCGTCGCTTTGAGTTCTCCGATTATGAAGAGACGCGCGCATTCCTGGATCAGGCCGCGGCCCTGTCCGAATCGACCGAGGTCTATCCGGACATGGGCTTCGGGCGCACCTACGTGAACATGACACTTTATCTCGATGAGGCGGGTGAGGCGGCAAAGTACGCCCAGGCTCTCGATGGATTTACGGCAGAAGCGGCCTGA
- a CDS encoding ParA family protein, with product MTVIALASSKGGVGKTTLTMNLAAGLSRRDSTVVVDADPQQSSGQWSLVAEEGVLGFDVAAADGGTAEVIAGAGHGYRYVLVDCPPSFAAPQTQEVLRQADLLLIPMQPSPLDLWSGANVVEWVSLAKRANPRLSAWVVLNQVEPNTRLWKDVKEALEELGLPSLRTTVRRRAAFRNAALTGTTVYAIGSRGTPAVEEIEAVITEVLSHDREGR from the coding sequence ATGACCGTCATCGCGCTGGCGAGCAGTAAGGGCGGGGTCGGAAAGACCACCCTCACCATGAATCTCGCGGCCGGCCTGTCGCGCCGGGACAGCACGGTGGTCGTCGACGCGGACCCGCAGCAGTCGTCGGGGCAGTGGAGTCTGGTAGCGGAGGAGGGTGTGCTCGGCTTCGACGTCGCGGCCGCGGATGGCGGGACGGCTGAAGTCATTGCCGGGGCGGGGCATGGGTACCGCTATGTGCTGGTCGATTGTCCGCCTTCGTTCGCGGCTCCCCAGACACAGGAAGTCCTGCGCCAGGCGGACCTGTTGCTGATACCGATGCAGCCGTCCCCCCTGGACCTGTGGTCGGGTGCGAATGTAGTAGAATGGGTGTCTCTTGCCAAACGGGCCAATCCGCGACTTTCGGCCTGGGTGGTGCTGAATCAGGTGGAACCCAATACGCGTCTCTGGAAGGACGTCAAGGAAGCCCTGGAGGAACTGGGGCTGCCTTCCCTCAGGACGACGGTGCGCCGCAGGGCGGCGTTCAGGAACGCCGCGCTCACGGGTACCACCGTGTATGCGATCGGTAGCCGCGGAACCCCCGCGGTTGAGGAAATCGAGGCCGTGATTACGGAGGTGTTGAGCCATGACAGAGAAGGACGCTAG